In a single window of the Pseudodesulfovibrio profundus genome:
- a CDS encoding KdsC family phosphatase, giving the protein MSDRAVEIAKSIKLLLLDVDGVLTDGGLYYDDNGLAMKRFNVQDGLGIKLAQSAGLEIGVITGLNQKPVETRVRELGIQHYHPGHHRKAPIVESICDEIGISPSEVAFMGDDWIDLGAMSLVGLAMSVPNGQPEVRAAADWISSRKGGDGAVREAISFLLEAQGLLEEAKKQWVD; this is encoded by the coding sequence ATGAGTGATCGCGCAGTGGAGATCGCCAAAAGCATCAAGCTGTTGTTGCTCGACGTTGATGGTGTCCTGACTGACGGCGGCCTGTATTATGACGACAATGGTCTTGCCATGAAGCGTTTCAACGTTCAGGACGGCCTTGGGATCAAGCTAGCCCAATCGGCCGGACTGGAGATTGGTGTCATTACAGGTCTCAACCAAAAGCCAGTGGAGACTCGTGTACGCGAGTTGGGTATTCAGCACTATCATCCCGGCCATCACCGCAAGGCGCCTATCGTTGAATCAATTTGTGATGAAATCGGTATTTCTCCGTCTGAAGTTGCATTTATGGGTGATGACTGGATCGACCTCGGAGCCATGAGTCTTGTCGGCTTGGCTATGAGTGTACCCAATGGACAACCAGAGGTAAGAGCCGCTGCAGACTGGATATCTTCTCGCAAAGGCGGAGATGGGGCTGTTCGTGAAGCCATTTCTTTTTTGCTGGAAGCTCAAGGACTACTTGAAGAAGCAAAGAAGCAGTGGGTTGATTAA
- the lptC gene encoding LPS export ABC transporter periplasmic protein LptC, protein MKRRPALISLLILSIGLAVGMAVKRMYFTDPESSVQQADQTNKTQQELIDESSIKAEDIELVQGQQGALSWKLLATSAKYNQGQGLVGVERPQLTAFYGEDRKEVYVRGDRGIVDQRKDNLTLYENVGGRFGDMELEAKEMEYLGSAEMVYLKGGVTVRRPDMTLTADTVEINLATRQMLAAGNVVALLASNNLEGTPFKE, encoded by the coding sequence ATGAAAAGGCGTCCTGCGCTTATTTCGCTGCTTATCCTTTCCATCGGTTTGGCTGTCGGCATGGCAGTCAAAAGAATGTACTTTACTGATCCCGAATCATCGGTTCAGCAGGCTGACCAGACCAACAAGACACAGCAGGAACTGATTGATGAATCCTCTATCAAAGCTGAAGATATTGAGCTGGTTCAGGGACAGCAAGGTGCGTTGAGTTGGAAGCTGCTTGCCACTTCTGCGAAGTATAATCAGGGGCAGGGCCTTGTTGGCGTAGAACGACCTCAGTTGACGGCGTTTTATGGTGAGGATCGAAAGGAAGTATACGTCAGAGGCGATCGAGGGATCGTCGATCAACGCAAGGACAACCTCACATTGTATGAGAACGTCGGAGGGCGTTTTGGCGATATGGAACTTGAGGCAAAAGAGATGGAGTACCTCGGTTCCGCTGAAATGGTATACCTCAAGGGCGGGGTCACTGTTCGTCGACCGGACATGACGCTGACCGCCGATACTGTAGAAATCAATCTTGCTACACGCCAAATGCTCGCTGCCGGAAATGTCGTTGCTTTGCTTGCATCCAATAATCTAGAGGGAACCCCATTCAAAGAGTAG
- a CDS encoding LptA/OstA family protein, which yields MQIMRIVHVVLCSFLLLFCSFGFAMAQDWGEIREATANLNVRDKRSPQGEHVVTLAKKQRVKVDFLKDDWYAIFNLNEKVRDLNNAVGYANAAYLVPVSGAGKESSGVSGTGEIKSGVSAQPEKAKSSGGLEATGAPVKITSDRMIYDEAKKTVSFVGNVVAIHGKLTLWSEKLTAFLTTTQGSSLTSDSIDRIVAEGNVRAEKGTSKGSCGKLTYYVSSQLLKMEDNPKLQDGSNSLSGNVINFYARENRSEVVGGDGKRVRAVFMTPEGVKVP from the coding sequence ATGCAAATCATGAGAATTGTTCATGTCGTTCTATGTAGTTTTTTGCTGTTATTTTGCAGTTTTGGTTTTGCTATGGCTCAGGATTGGGGCGAGATTCGAGAAGCAACCGCGAATTTGAATGTTCGTGATAAACGATCCCCTCAAGGTGAACACGTGGTCACGCTTGCGAAAAAGCAACGTGTCAAAGTCGATTTCCTGAAAGATGATTGGTACGCGATTTTCAACCTCAATGAGAAAGTCAGGGATTTGAATAATGCTGTCGGATATGCCAATGCAGCATACTTGGTTCCTGTGAGTGGGGCAGGCAAAGAGAGTTCCGGAGTATCAGGTACTGGAGAAATCAAATCTGGAGTGAGCGCACAGCCTGAAAAGGCTAAAAGTAGTGGGGGACTCGAAGCTACAGGGGCACCTGTAAAGATTACTTCAGATCGAATGATATACGATGAGGCGAAAAAGACCGTGTCCTTTGTCGGCAACGTCGTAGCAATTCATGGAAAGCTGACCCTCTGGTCAGAGAAGCTGACGGCATTCCTCACTACCACTCAAGGTTCATCATTAACCTCTGATTCCATTGATCGTATCGTTGCAGAGGGCAATGTCCGTGCAGAGAAAGGAACATCCAAAGGATCCTGCGGAAAGCTGACGTATTATGTTTCCAGTCAGCTCCTCAAGATGGAAGACAACCCCAAACTTCAGGATGGTTCCAACAGCCTGAGTGGTAACGTTATCAATTTTTATGCACGTGAAAACCGTAGTGAAGTTGTCGGTGGTGACGGAAAGCGTGTGCGGGCTGTCTTCATGACCCCGGAAGGCGTGAAGGTACCATAA
- the lptB gene encoding LPS export ABC transporter ATP-binding protein has protein sequence MSQGLVAADLSKRYGQKEVVHSINLELNPQEVVGLLGPNGAGKTTTFYMLVGIVKPNTGRVTLRDEPLTNKPLHERARMGVSYLPQESSIFKKLSVRQNLEIILEQTALSRADQNARAQELMEMFRITKLADQPAMFLSGGERRRLEIARALIMNPKFILLDEPFAGIDPIAVIDIQEIISVLKSMGIGILISDHNVRETLNICDRAYLVYEGTVILEGTPEEIVEDSQARQIYLGEDFRL, from the coding sequence ATGTCACAGGGTCTTGTTGCTGCTGATCTGTCCAAGCGATATGGGCAAAAAGAGGTTGTTCACTCTATCAACCTAGAGTTGAACCCCCAGGAGGTCGTTGGGTTGTTGGGGCCAAATGGCGCAGGCAAGACGACCACCTTTTACATGCTCGTTGGCATTGTCAAACCTAATACAGGTAGGGTGACACTGCGTGATGAGCCTCTCACCAATAAACCTCTTCATGAACGCGCCCGAATGGGGGTCAGCTATCTGCCTCAGGAGAGTTCCATTTTCAAAAAACTGTCCGTACGACAGAATCTTGAAATCATATTGGAACAAACAGCTCTGAGCCGAGCAGACCAGAATGCCCGTGCTCAAGAATTGATGGAGATGTTCCGGATTACGAAATTGGCGGATCAACCAGCCATGTTTTTGTCTGGTGGTGAGCGTCGTCGTTTGGAAATCGCTCGGGCGTTGATAATGAATCCGAAGTTTATTCTTCTCGACGAGCCCTTTGCCGGAATCGACCCGATTGCTGTAATCGATATTCAGGAAATCATTTCAGTCTTGAAAAGCATGGGGATCGGTATCCTGATTTCCGATCATAATGTCAGAGAAACCTTGAATATTTGTGATCGGGCATATCTCGTCTATGAGGGAACGGTAATTCTTGAAGGTACGCCAGAGGAGATTGTTGAAGACAGTCAGGCTCGGCAAATTTATCTTGGTGAAGACTTCAGATTGTAG
- the rpoN gene encoding RNA polymerase factor sigma-54, which translates to MGLELRQQLKLSQQLVMTPQLQQAIKLLQLSRLELLETVQQELMENPFLDEAETETEIPEREELTESQAEEELVRTADWENYLGEFSSTSKQAASRDSEVPEEGVSFEARLASKPSLEGHLHWQMRLSNFTEREIEIGEAVIGNIDHNGYLQASNDEIRSMVPATDEEIDNLVHRIQRLDPVGVCARTPQECLEVQMEVLGYDDPILQSLVRDHLEDLEKNRYKPLARKFKISMEELKEYLDLMQTLDPMPGTNFSSTEPHYVSPDVFVYKYGDEFVIILNEDGMPRLQMNSFYMDSMRGAVEKEKEYFQEKMRSAAWLMKSLYQRQRTLYKVVESIIRFQKEFFEVGVTKLKPLILKEVAEDIEMHESTVSRITTSKYVSTPHGIFELKFFFNSALDLDDGSQVGSESVKALIKQMIAEEDTKKPLSDEKIGEILKDKLEVNIARRTVAKYRSAMGIPSSSKRKQYF; encoded by the coding sequence ATGGGACTCGAACTTAGACAACAACTCAAGCTCTCGCAGCAACTGGTCATGACGCCTCAGCTGCAGCAAGCCATCAAGCTGCTGCAACTTTCGCGTTTGGAGCTGCTGGAGACTGTTCAGCAGGAATTGATGGAGAATCCGTTTCTGGATGAAGCAGAAACGGAAACTGAAATTCCTGAGCGAGAAGAGTTGACAGAGTCCCAGGCTGAAGAGGAACTTGTTCGGACTGCTGACTGGGAAAACTATCTTGGTGAATTTTCCAGTACATCCAAGCAAGCGGCATCCAGGGACTCTGAAGTCCCGGAAGAAGGGGTGTCGTTTGAAGCTCGCCTGGCATCCAAGCCCTCGCTGGAAGGTCATCTCCACTGGCAGATGCGTTTGTCCAATTTTACTGAGCGAGAGATTGAAATAGGCGAAGCGGTCATAGGGAATATCGATCATAATGGATACCTCCAGGCATCCAATGATGAGATACGATCCATGGTCCCCGCAACGGATGAGGAAATCGACAACCTTGTTCATCGCATTCAGCGCCTCGATCCGGTTGGTGTGTGCGCACGGACCCCCCAAGAGTGTTTGGAAGTGCAGATGGAGGTTCTTGGGTACGACGATCCCATCCTCCAATCCCTTGTCAGGGATCACCTGGAAGACCTCGAAAAGAATCGATACAAGCCGTTGGCGCGGAAGTTCAAGATATCCATGGAAGAACTCAAGGAATATCTTGATCTCATGCAGACACTTGATCCGATGCCCGGTACCAATTTTTCCAGTACTGAACCGCACTATGTAAGTCCTGATGTTTTCGTTTACAAGTATGGTGATGAGTTTGTCATCATTCTGAATGAAGATGGGATGCCGAGACTGCAAATGAATTCTTTCTACATGGACTCCATGCGCGGAGCTGTCGAGAAAGAGAAAGAGTATTTTCAAGAAAAGATGCGTTCTGCAGCCTGGTTGATGAAAAGTCTGTACCAACGGCAGAGAACTTTGTATAAAGTAGTTGAAAGTATTATTCGTTTTCAAAAAGAGTTTTTTGAAGTGGGCGTCACAAAGTTGAAGCCACTCATACTCAAGGAGGTTGCTGAAGACATCGAAATGCATGAATCCACCGTTAGCCGGATTACCACGAGCAAGTATGTTTCCACTCCGCACGGGATATTTGAGTTGAAGTTCTTTTTCAACAGTGCGTTGGATCTTGACGATGGTTCCCAGGTGGGTTCGGAGAGCGTTAAGGCACTCATTAAACAGATGATTGCCGAAGAAGATACGAAGAAACCGTTGAGCGATGAAAAAATTGGCGAAATACTCAAGGATAAGCTTGAGGTGAACATCGCCAGGCGTACCGTAGCCAAGTATCGCTCAGCAATGGGGATTCCATCTTCGTCCAAGCGCAAGCAGTACTTCTGA
- the hpf gene encoding ribosome hibernation-promoting factor, HPF/YfiA family — protein MNISFTFKDFEPSDHLKGYAQKRFEKVGKFVSDSDEADLQVNLSVDKFRHKADVILNADNIHISAYEDSEDMYATIDMVVDKLEAQLRKMREKMKSRVRSGRGNKVQTNFFAYEESNREAGPTIVGTDTYEPKPMSIDEAALQLNSLDNDFLVFLNAETEGVNVIYRRKNGDYGLIDPGN, from the coding sequence ATGAACATAAGCTTCACTTTCAAGGATTTTGAGCCGTCCGATCATTTGAAGGGCTATGCACAAAAGCGATTTGAAAAGGTAGGCAAGTTCGTCTCCGACTCCGATGAGGCCGATCTTCAGGTAAACCTGTCGGTCGACAAGTTTCGCCATAAGGCCGATGTTATCCTGAATGCCGATAATATCCATATATCAGCGTATGAAGACTCCGAAGACATGTATGCGACCATTGATATGGTCGTTGACAAGTTGGAAGCACAACTTCGAAAGATGCGTGAAAAGATGAAGTCTCGCGTCCGTTCCGGGCGAGGCAACAAGGTGCAGACCAATTTCTTCGCTTATGAAGAAAGCAATCGGGAGGCCGGACCTACCATTGTTGGCACCGACACATATGAACCCAAGCCAATGTCCATTGATGAGGCTGCATTGCAACTGAATTCGCTCGACAATGATTTCCTCGTATTCCTGAATGCGGAAACAGAAGGTGTTAATGTCATTTACAGGCGGAAGAACGGCGATTACGGCCTGATTGATCCTGGTAATTAA
- a CDS encoding PTS sugar transporter subunit IIA: protein MKLGDYLEKDLILPNLTSDSKSGVLMELISPVGKALSELDTDYAVRVLLDREKLGTTGIGDSIAIPHGKLENLEKVVVVVGRSPEGVDFEALDNRPCSIFFLVLAPEQIAGMHLRILAQISRVLKDKEFRERFMEAKDVEELWKLLQDV, encoded by the coding sequence ATGAAATTAGGTGATTATCTGGAGAAGGATTTGATCCTTCCCAATCTGACTTCCGACTCAAAGTCGGGGGTTTTGATGGAACTCATATCCCCTGTGGGTAAAGCTCTTTCCGAATTGGACACGGACTACGCAGTCCGTGTCCTTCTTGATCGTGAAAAACTCGGCACTACGGGCATCGGAGACTCCATTGCCATTCCTCATGGTAAACTGGAGAACCTGGAAAAGGTCGTTGTTGTCGTAGGAAGAAGCCCTGAAGGGGTTGACTTTGAAGCGCTGGACAATCGTCCGTGCTCTATTTTTTTCCTGGTGCTTGCTCCCGAGCAAATCGCGGGGATGCATCTTCGGATACTCGCTCAGATTTCCAGAGTGCTTAAAGATAAAGAATTTCGAGAACGGTTCATGGAAGCCAAAGATGTTGAAGAACTCTGGAAGCTTCTACAAGACGTATAA
- the rapZ gene encoding RNase adapter RapZ, producing MSTCNSFPVVIVTGLSGSGKSTALKVFEDLGFFSIDGLPAGMSAKIAELMIRQDSRYRGLVLGMDMRQLELVESWDEALRELQALCFKPQVLFLEAKRSELVRRYATTRRMHPLESQSLGLEQALEHEKELLSTIRQNADLVLDTTDYSVHDLRRVIQSKWDAIQELGSGMRVHVITFGFKYGVPTEADFVFDLRFLPNPYFDASLKQMSGLDDAVQKYVLESEEGRGFNEKFLEFITYMLPLYANEGRYRITLALGCTGGRHRSVSVAESLLATLKEKGYAVTIEHRHMELG from the coding sequence TTGAGTACATGCAATTCATTTCCCGTGGTTATTGTAACCGGTCTTTCCGGATCAGGGAAAAGTACCGCACTTAAGGTGTTTGAAGATCTCGGCTTCTTCTCTATTGATGGGTTGCCCGCTGGCATGTCGGCCAAAATTGCCGAATTGATGATTCGGCAGGACTCCCGATATAGGGGCCTGGTGCTTGGCATGGACATGCGTCAATTGGAGTTGGTGGAGAGCTGGGATGAAGCTTTGCGCGAGCTCCAGGCTTTGTGTTTTAAACCACAGGTTCTTTTCCTTGAAGCAAAACGATCCGAACTGGTTCGGCGTTATGCGACAACCAGGAGGATGCATCCTCTTGAGAGTCAATCTTTGGGGTTGGAACAAGCGCTTGAGCACGAAAAAGAGCTTTTGAGCACCATTCGGCAAAATGCTGACCTCGTGTTAGATACGACCGATTATTCTGTTCACGACTTGCGACGTGTCATTCAAAGCAAATGGGATGCTATTCAGGAACTCGGCTCTGGAATGCGGGTTCATGTGATTACGTTTGGCTTCAAGTATGGCGTTCCAACTGAGGCCGATTTCGTATTTGATTTACGATTCTTACCGAACCCATACTTTGATGCCTCACTCAAACAGATGTCCGGATTGGACGATGCCGTTCAAAAATATGTTCTTGAAAGTGAAGAAGGGCGTGGGTTCAACGAAAAATTTCTTGAATTCATAACATATATGCTGCCGTTGTATGCGAATGAAGGTCGCTATAGAATAACTCTGGCCCTGGGCTGCACAGGCGGTCGTCATCGTTCTGTCTCTGTTGCAGAGTCCTTGCTGGCGACACTGAAAGAAAAAGGGTATGCAGTCACAATTGAACACAGACACATGGAACTTGGATAA
- a CDS encoding PTS sugar transporter subunit IIA, which yields MTVSEKKKARQIGVVIVTHGDFGQSLLEAGTSVLGPQENCVAVGVDVEKGVDETMESIRKAIRSVDEGRGVLALTDLFGGSPTTMSLSLMKSEKLEVITGVNLPMLVAAIQGRAMDLEPLAEKVRVAGTQGIKVAGAMLRKRTKK from the coding sequence ATGACTGTATCAGAGAAGAAAAAAGCCCGACAGATAGGTGTTGTAATAGTGACACATGGGGACTTTGGGCAGTCCCTGCTTGAGGCTGGCACCAGCGTGCTGGGTCCACAGGAGAATTGTGTTGCAGTTGGGGTCGATGTCGAAAAGGGGGTTGATGAAACCATGGAGTCAATCCGCAAGGCGATTCGTTCCGTAGATGAAGGGCGAGGTGTGCTGGCATTGACCGACCTTTTTGGTGGTTCTCCTACGACCATGAGTCTTTCACTCATGAAGTCCGAAAAACTGGAAGTCATTACCGGTGTGAATCTGCCGATGCTCGTAGCAGCTATACAGGGCAGGGCTATGGATTTGGAGCCATTGGCGGAGAAAGTACGCGTTGCAGGAACACAAGGTATCAAAGTTGCTGGTGCCATGCTGCGCAAAAGGACTAAGAAATAG
- a CDS encoding PTS sugar transporter subunit IIB has translation MTLVRIDNRLIHGQIIETWLPYTGAEVVVVANDELSKDALQQEIMSLAIPHSVTSVFVGIDDLSAKIDFLGSQNSGSVIILFSSCSDAKKAYDRGFCFASLNIGNVHYSPGKKQISPSVALSDDDEHCLKVLSRKGVELDFRCVPNDPVQVRF, from the coding sequence GTGACTCTTGTTCGAATTGATAATCGTTTGATCCACGGCCAAATCATTGAAACATGGTTGCCTTATACCGGGGCAGAAGTTGTTGTTGTGGCCAACGATGAGTTGTCAAAAGATGCCCTCCAACAAGAAATAATGTCGCTTGCCATACCACACAGTGTCACCAGTGTTTTTGTTGGTATTGACGACCTTTCTGCAAAGATTGATTTTCTCGGCAGTCAGAACAGTGGATCTGTCATTATACTGTTTTCTAGTTGTTCTGATGCTAAAAAAGCATATGACCGTGGATTTTGCTTTGCGTCATTAAACATTGGCAACGTCCATTACAGCCCTGGAAAAAAGCAAATTTCACCAAGTGTTGCACTCTCTGATGACGATGAACACTGTTTGAAAGTGTTATCACGCAAAGGCGTTGAACTCGATTTTCGTTGTGTTCCCAATGATCCTGTTCAGGTGAGGTTCTAG
- a CDS encoding PTS sugar transporter subunit IIC encodes MVCHCCFFFALFSLFRYVISIGFIERPLVVGLFWGVLTGDYTLSLYIAIFFELFWLDLIPVGTFIPPHLTAATFSALSLATFLGYETPSQMVFIFFASMPMAWFGAKMEGVIRDRERVNYNRLLNWARNPESDAIPTQIVARSAGRTFVVAWGLFYVSTLVLYFTFQFVAGLYPTLFTTIKISWPHLWIAASIGGLMALRLKQANIVLTTGITIIAVFVISGCF; translated from the coding sequence TTGGTTTGCCATTGTTGCTTTTTTTTTGCCCTCTTTTCCTTGTTCCGATATGTAATTAGTATTGGATTTATTGAACGTCCGCTTGTCGTAGGCCTTTTCTGGGGTGTGTTGACAGGTGACTACACCCTCAGCCTCTATATTGCCATCTTCTTTGAGCTTTTCTGGTTAGATTTGATCCCTGTTGGCACATTTATTCCTCCTCATCTGACAGCTGCCACGTTTTCCGCATTATCGCTTGCGACCTTTTTAGGATATGAAACCCCATCTCAAATGGTTTTCATTTTCTTCGCCAGTATGCCCATGGCGTGGTTTGGAGCGAAAATGGAAGGAGTGATTCGAGACAGGGAGAGAGTGAACTACAACAGGTTGCTCAATTGGGCTCGAAATCCAGAGTCTGACGCTATTCCGACTCAAATCGTCGCACGATCTGCCGGCAGAACGTTTGTTGTTGCATGGGGCCTTTTCTATGTTTCAACGCTTGTGTTGTATTTCACATTTCAGTTTGTAGCAGGGTTGTATCCCACGCTGTTTACCACGATTAAAATTTCCTGGCCTCATTTGTGGATAGCGGCCTCTATCGGCGGATTAATGGCATTGCGACTGAAACAAGCTAACATTGTCCTCACTACAGGTATTACAATCATCGCTGTTTTCGTTATTTCCGGGTGTTTTTAA
- a CDS encoding manganese-dependent inorganic pyrophosphatase, with amino-acid sequence MAILVVGHKNPDTDTVASAIAVADLFTKRGQEAKAITQGEIAPESAFVLEKFGFAAPEVVTDATDQKIILVDHTDISQTIENLDKGELIAVVDHHKLGDVTTPNPLEMWVWPVGCTGTVIKAMYDYYNIEIPANVAGILLCAILSDTVMFKSVTCTDQDKAAVEALAKIAGVEDIEALGMEMFKVKSAVDGASASELVFRDYKDFDMSGNKVGIGQLEVVDLSMLDAHKEALQAEIEKVKADGRHSVFLLLTDIMKEGSEMLIASDDPTVVEKAFGVATKGEPVYLDGVMSRKKQVAPNFIKAFEG; translated from the coding sequence ATGGCTATTTTGGTTGTTGGACACAAGAATCCGGATACGGATACCGTTGCATCCGCTATTGCTGTTGCTGATCTTTTCACCAAGCGTGGTCAGGAAGCCAAAGCTATCACCCAGGGCGAAATTGCCCCTGAGTCTGCTTTCGTTCTTGAGAAGTTTGGTTTTGCTGCTCCGGAAGTTGTCACTGACGCTACCGACCAGAAAATTATCCTGGTTGACCACACTGACATCTCTCAGACCATCGAGAATCTGGACAAGGGCGAACTCATCGCTGTTGTTGATCACCACAAGTTGGGCGACGTAACCACTCCGAATCCTCTTGAAATGTGGGTTTGGCCTGTTGGCTGTACCGGTACCGTAATCAAGGCTATGTACGACTACTACAACATCGAGATCCCGGCTAACGTTGCTGGTATCCTGTTGTGTGCTATCTTGAGCGACACCGTCATGTTCAAGTCTGTCACTTGCACTGACCAGGATAAGGCTGCTGTAGAAGCTCTGGCCAAGATTGCTGGTGTTGAAGACATCGAAGCTCTGGGCATGGAAATGTTCAAGGTCAAGTCCGCTGTTGACGGCGCTTCCGCCAGTGAACTGGTCTTCCGCGACTACAAAGATTTCGATATGTCCGGCAACAAAGTTGGCATCGGCCAGCTGGAAGTTGTTGATCTGTCCATGCTGGATGCTCACAAAGAAGCTCTCCAGGCTGAAATCGAGAAAGTCAAAGCTGACGGCCGTCACTCCGTCTTCCTGCTTTTGACCGATATCATGAAAGAAGGCTCCGAGATGCTGATCGCATCCGACGATCCTACTGTCGTCGAAAAAGCTTTTGGTGTCGCCACCAAGGGCGAGCCTGTCTACCTGGATGGCGTTATGAGCCGCAAGAAGCAGGTTGCTCCTAACTTCATCAAAGCCTTCGAAGGCTAA
- the dapA gene encoding 4-hydroxy-tetrahydrodipicolinate synthase — MEFRGAFTALSTPFTNGEIDEEAYRAFIEWQIEQGIDGLVPCGTTGEAATMNHEEQGRIISICVDQAKGRVPVVAGAGSNSTKEAIQLTKLAKDAGADAALQITPYYNKPTPGGLVEHFKAIAKEVSMPFVIYNVPGRTGLNLLPEHLKMIVDAVPEAIAVKEATGDLNQAAQVIEQCGKDFNLLSGDDFTVLPLLAVGGRGVISVISNIMPAAMSGMCKAFFEKDHEKALDLSLLMAPVNRAMFMETNPIPVKTSLKMMGLFKEAEFRLPIVPLQQENLPKLEAVLKEAKVI; from the coding sequence ATGGAATTTCGAGGAGCATTTACCGCTCTTTCCACACCATTTACGAATGGTGAAATTGATGAAGAAGCCTACCGCGCATTCATTGAATGGCAGATAGAACAAGGCATTGACGGCCTTGTCCCTTGTGGCACCACAGGCGAAGCCGCAACAATGAATCATGAAGAGCAAGGACGCATCATATCCATTTGCGTCGATCAAGCTAAAGGCCGAGTCCCTGTTGTAGCCGGAGCCGGTTCAAACTCGACCAAAGAAGCCATCCAGTTAACAAAGCTCGCCAAGGATGCCGGAGCAGACGCAGCCTTGCAGATTACTCCTTATTACAACAAGCCTACCCCAGGTGGACTGGTGGAACACTTCAAGGCTATTGCCAAAGAAGTTTCCATGCCCTTTGTCATATACAATGTTCCTGGTAGAACTGGCTTGAATCTGCTTCCTGAGCATTTGAAAATGATCGTGGACGCAGTACCCGAAGCTATTGCTGTGAAAGAGGCAACAGGAGACCTGAATCAGGCCGCACAGGTAATAGAGCAGTGTGGAAAGGATTTTAATCTCCTCTCAGGCGATGACTTCACCGTACTTCCCCTCTTGGCCGTTGGTGGACGCGGTGTGATATCCGTCATTTCGAACATTATGCCTGCTGCCATGAGTGGAATGTGTAAGGCTTTCTTTGAGAAGGATCATGAAAAGGCGCTTGATCTTAGCCTTCTTATGGCACCGGTGAACCGTGCCATGTTCATGGAAACCAACCCGATCCCAGTCAAAACATCACTTAAGATGATGGGGCTTTTCAAGGAAGCGGAATTCAGGCTGCCTATCGTTCCACTTCAGCAAGAGAATCTACCGAAGCTAGAAGCTGTGCTGAAAGAAGCCAAAGTCATTTAG
- a CDS encoding UshA-like (seleno)protein family 2: protein MHWLTYCLLCGALLLCSSAAHAEQPLLSILYSANTFGTVRPCPSUGGKTIGGVARRATYFFDVHRSTAPTIKVSGGYEYLSPESTSLPLSDLKGLVKAYDFIGYDVGLLSKEEAAFFEESNCVPDSSRKTAEKEPFTLITLETGEKIGFLRFPSLDEIDQIPTDATLNSLSDQIKKHKQSVNLLIGITDWGWKVEREFLARNPEHIPDILLGSGNGSGVTGRILADGRCIWYRTYNKGKTVIEVKLLAWPDRTKPFAWSEPEKIISQSIGLSDKYYDNPEVANFFK, encoded by the coding sequence ATGCATTGGTTAACATATTGCCTGCTTTGTGGGGCACTTCTCCTGTGTAGTAGTGCTGCGCATGCAGAGCAACCGTTGTTGAGTATTCTCTATTCGGCAAATACGTTTGGCACGGTGCGACCATGTCCTTCATGAGGTGGTAAAACCATTGGAGGTGTGGCCCGGCGGGCCACGTATTTTTTTGATGTGCATCGTTCTACGGCTCCGACAATCAAGGTCTCTGGCGGATACGAGTACCTGAGTCCGGAGAGCACATCCCTGCCCCTTTCTGATCTGAAGGGTTTAGTAAAAGCCTATGACTTCATTGGCTATGATGTAGGTTTGTTATCAAAAGAAGAAGCTGCTTTTTTTGAAGAATCAAACTGTGTTCCAGATTCGTCCCGAAAAACGGCGGAGAAAGAACCATTCACACTGATCACTTTAGAGACAGGCGAAAAAATCGGTTTTTTGCGGTTTCCATCACTTGATGAAATCGACCAAATCCCAACTGATGCCACTCTAAACTCTCTTTCAGATCAAATCAAAAAACATAAGCAAAGCGTGAACTTGCTTATAGGTATCACAGATTGGGGTTGGAAAGTTGAACGAGAGTTTTTGGCTAGAAATCCGGAACATATTCCGGACATACTGTTAGGCAGTGGTAATGGATCCGGCGTCACAGGGCGTATCCTGGCCGATGGTAGATGTATTTGGTACAGGACATACAATAAGGGGAAAACGGTGATCGAGGTCAAACTGCTTGCTTGGCCCGACCGTACTAAACCTTTTGCATGGTCTGAACCTGAGAAAATCATCTCTCAATCAATCGGCTTAAGTGACAAATATTATGACAACCCGGAAGTAGCTAACTTTTTCAAGTAA